The following coding sequences are from one Carcharodon carcharias isolate sCarCar2 chromosome 13, sCarCar2.pri, whole genome shotgun sequence window:
- the LOC121286158 gene encoding mitochondrial import receptor subunit TOM20 homolog codes for MRKTSAIAVGICGALFVGYCIYFNRKRRNDPNFKKRLQERRRKQQLATNGNGLIRVRKQKDAEAMQAIFLEEIQLGEEFLAQGDYEIGIDHLSNAFAICGQPRQLLQVLQQTIPPPIFHVLLRKLSAIRL; via the coding sequence ATGAGAAAGACCAGCGCCATTGCAGTGGGGATCTGCGGAGCCCTCTTTGTTGGATATTGCATCTACTTCAACAGGAAGCGACGGAACGATCCCAACTTtaagaagaggctgcaggagagAAGGAGGAAGCAGCAATTGGCCACAAATGGTAATGGGCTCATCCGCGTTCGGAAGCAGAAAGATGCCGAGGCCATGCAGGCAATTTTCCTGGAAGAGATCCAGCTTGGGGAGGAGTTTCTGGCACAAGGAGACTATGAGATTGGCATTGATCACCTGTCGAATGCGTTTGCGATTTGCGGCCAACCTCGGCAACTCCTTCAGGTTCTCCAACAGACCATCCCCCCGCCAATTTTCCATGTGCTCCTGAGGAAACTCTCCGCCATCAGGTTATGA